The sequence TGTCATTTTATGCGTCATATGGCTGTTATTGCCGCCCATATGCTTCATATTCATGCTATTGCCTTTCATATCACCGGACATCGCCATCGCTCCCATGCCCATAGCGGCCATGCCTCGCTCAGGAACTTGCCGTAGTTCAGGCACTTCAGCCTCAAGACCAAGTTCCGGCGTTAATGTACCTCTGACATAACCACTTCGATCAAAGCTCTCAGCATAAATAGTGTAAGGCTTGTTTTGCTTAGGCTGGACAATTACATCGTAAGTTTCCGCCACACCAATGCGGAACTCGTCAACTGACACTGGTTTCACCGGTTGCCCGTCAGCGGCCACTACCGTCATTTCCAACCCAGGGATCCTCACATCGAAAAAACTCATTGCTGAACCGTTAATGATACGAAGGCGTACTTTTTCACCAGGCTTAAACAATGCTGACCAGTTCATCTGTGAATCGCGGCCATTCATCAGGTAGGTATAAGTACTGCCCGTCACATCCGCAATATCACGGGGGCTCATTCGCATTTGCCCCCACATTTCTCGTTGCTTCCAGGTTTTCTCTAACCCTTGCTGTCGCACGTCCTCGAAGGTCTCAAATATCGTACGTTTTTGATAGTTATAGTACCCCTCCGCAACTTTCAAGTTACGAAACACGGTATCCGGATCTTCGAATGTCCAGTCGCTGAGAATAATGGTATGTTCTCGATCAGCACCAATGTCTCCGTCTTTCGGTTCAATCACTAACGGCCCCAGGTGTCCCAATTGCTCCTGCAAACCGGAATGGCTGTGATACCAATAAGTTCCGTTTTGCTCGACATCGTAGCGGTATTTGAACGTTCGTCCTGGCTTTATCCCTTCGAAAGATACGCCAGGCACGCCATCCATATTCTCCGGCAATATAATTCCGTGCCAGTGAATTGACGTGTCTTCCGACAACCGGTTAGTCACATTTAGCTTTGCTCGCTGCCCTTCTTTTAAACGAATCAAAGGGCCCGGCATTTGGCCATTGATGGTTATTGGTGTTCCTACTTTATTTCCCACGAGCAGTGGGGACTTTGCAATGGTGAGATCAATCTCATCGTTTGTCAGGATCTGATCTTTAAAACTGCGTCCCTGAGGAGCAGCCCAAGTTGGGGCTACTTTGACGATTGCTAAAGCAGACGCCACAGTGAATGCAGATTTAATAAACTTTCGACGCCCTTTGTTAAACTCATTGCTCATTATGACGCTCCTCTTTTGAGGTTAAATTTTGATAACGTTGAACGTCCTGTTCCTTATCAGACGGCTCATCAGAAACCGATGATTTAAACCCTTTAATCGCACTACCAAGATCGGAGCCCAGGGTTCGTAGCTTTTTACTACCAAAAAGAAGAATGACAATAACCAGTAAAACTCCTAACTGAACCATACTCATGCCGCCAAATCCCATAGCTAAAGCCCTCCATTTGAGAGTGCTTGCTGCTGCTCTAAACTTGCTATCTGCTTATAAGGTGTAATTGAACCGTCCTCTTTGATTTCATAGACCGTATACGGTTGAAACCGAGTACCCATTTCCATACCAACAGACCCTACCGGCATGCCAGGAACAGTTAATCCAATGCCATTGGCTGACTTTTTCCCAGCTAAATAATGAGAAACCAATGTAGGAGGAACGTGCCCCTCAAAGACATAGCCATTACTAGAAATAGCGGTATGACAGGATTGGACCTCGGCACTAATACCGGAGTCACGTTTTCGTTGGGTCAGGTTGTTCGGATGTTGTACGGACACACTAAAGCTATCGGGTAAAGCTTGTAACCACTTTTCACAGCAACCGCAGTTGGGATCTTTTAGAACGGTTAGTTGCTGCTCTTCTACATCGGTTGCAGATACAGATACGGAAAACAGCATCGCCAAAACAGCGATATTGCGTTTGATAGACATAATTATTCACCGATTAATAAGTTTTAAGGAAACACGCCGAGCGTGTGTTAAATTTCTAGTAACTTATTAAGCGGTAATTATTGGGGGACGGAATAAATTAGACGCGTGTTTAGCACGAATGGAGGTGTCAACGGGCGCATCGACTTTGGCAGAGAGGTTAACTGCAGCGGCATTAACCGAAGAAGACTGTCCGACAAATAAAACCGAGCCGCCGGAGCAATGCCGAATGGTCATGTCAGCACAGCACGAGTTGTGCTTTTGCGTCTCATGCTCGCAATCGTTTGTGTCGGCTTCGTACATCATGCTGTGCTGCATTTGGCTGTTATCATGACACGCGTGAGCTTCTGCCGTTTGCGAAAACGACATCGACACCAATAGCACTGTCATTAATAACAGAATTCGAATTAGCACGAGCACCCTGCTTTTTGCAATTTAATAAACTTCAGTCTAACGTCATTTTAACGCATGTCAAATAAGGAGCAGATAATGATGAATCACGAAATGTTCGCAGGTATGGGCTTTCTATGGATGCTGATTGTGGGAGCTATTTTTATTGTTCCCGCATGGCGTATCTGCCAACGAGTTGGCTACCCTGGTCCATTGGGTCTTCTGATTGTTATCCCTATCGCAAATATCATTCTTCTTTACTTTATAGCGTTCGGCCCATGGAAAAATGTTGATAAATAGCTAATCACTTTAACCAAAGTGACAAGCATAGCTTTTCATCTCTGATTAGGCGCACGAATGTATATGCCACTATACGTTCACAAGCTGCAGACACTTCAGCTATGTTCAACGTGTTAGCGAATATTGGGCATAGCCAAAAAGTTAAAAGGTTCATTTGTGAAAAATTTTCAATCAAAAAAACTAAAGCTGAAGATTTAGTAACAAGGTAAGCAACACGATTGAAGATTAACACTTTTTATTCCCTATAAAACAACAAGTTACAAGGCCACTCCGATTCCGCCTCCGGCACCAACTTCTTCCTAAAGCCCTGCACTTAGTGCGGGGCTTTTTCGTTTCTGAGCAACGGATGTAACACAGTTCAGTAGCCTGACGTTATTACGTCAGGTCCTGACTACTCGTTTCAAATAACGCTTAAATAATTCTTTTATACTGCTTCGTGTGAAATACCTTCACGAATTTTTAAGCATCGCACCTGATGCAATAGCATCAGGCTACGACACTAAGTCACATGAATAATCTCAACCGACTGCAACCCTCGGTTAGTCTTCCATTGAATTGTCTGGCCAACAGACAAACCAATGAGCGCAGCACCTAATGGGGCAAACACTGAGAGGCTGTCCTCATATTTGTCGACCTGATCGGGGGCTGTCAGCGTTTTAGTGAATACCTTACCCGTTTCTAACACCTTAAAAGTGACTTGCTTATTCAAACTCGCCACATTCTCTGGCATAGCGGCAGGTTCCAGCACTTCTGCACGCGCCAATTCGGCCTCAAGTTCATCTAAAAACTCCGGCGGCAAGCGGGTTTCTTCCAGGCTATGTTCAATCACTGCCAAATCAAAAGTCGATATCGTTATTTTTGGTTTTGTTTCCATGTTTCTTCTCCATTAAAAAGGGGCTCCGAAGAGCCCCTGCTAGTTACTCATCAGAAAGCTTCTTTTTCTTCTTTTGTTTACGTTTCTCTTTTAACGTCATCTGAGGTTTCTTCTTTTCTTTCTCTTTACTCATTGGATTCACCTTATCTGTTCAATATCTAAAAAGTACTTAAACTATTGCACAACTAAGTTACTCCAAGGCTCTACCCTCCTTAAGGCATGAGTGTTTAAAGGTCTGTAATCACTTTTCTTTGGTTTACAGAAATAACGTCCCACTTGTCGGTTCTTCTGCCAAATTCAGTCACCGCAACATCCCCTAATTTGAGCCCCAACAACGCAGAACCTAATGGCGATATAAATGAAATCATCTTCTCTTCGGGATCTGCTAACTCTGGTGGTACCAAAGTGACCGTCACCTTTTCCCGAGTCGCTCTGTTTTTAATGGTCACAGAAGAGCCAACTGTTACCCGCCCCAATAGCCGTGAGCTACTCTTTTGGCTAAATTCAAGCCGTTCCAACAATATACTCAGCTCAATAGGGTCCATTAACATTCTTTGTCCCGCATTTTGAAATATGGGACTACCTAAACATACCGAGCCCTTACAGGGCCTAAACATGCGCATAAGCACGGCTTTATCTCCAACCGAACTAATGAATAAATAACTGTGGAATTACAACAATAGGGAAACAGCCGAACGCATGAGCTGCGTTCGGCTTAATTTGGAAAGGTGAGAGCAGTACTCTGTATTGAATAGTTATACTTAAACATAATGTCCTCAAAACAACTTGAGAACATCATAGCCCGTTAAAAATTTAAAGCAAGCCCTTGCTATATTCGTCTAAAAACACCGAATTTATTGACTTCCGGTAGCATCAGTCAATCAGACAAGATACAGTCTCTTGCTCGAGATGAGCACCCGCTGATGAGGAGGATAGCAATGAAAAACAAAGTCTGTATTTTGAGTATGGATAATTTAGACGGCTTTTTTAGCTATGATGATTTATTAAAAGAGCCCTTTAAGCAGCATGGAATAGACGTAGAGACAGTCTCATGGCGCAATTCTCAGTGCGACTGGAATCAATATGATGCCGTCATTGTCCGCTCAACCTGGGACTATCAGGACGACTGCGAAGAATTTTTAAACGTATTAGAAAAGATAGAATCCTCTTCTGCAACATTGATGAATTCATTGCAGGTCATAAAATGGAATATTAGTAAGACCTACCTTAAAGAACTTGAAGATAAACAGGTACCGACGGTCCCTACTTTATGGGGGAGATTATTTGACATCAACACGTTAAAGTCAGCTCAATTAGAATGGCCCAATCAGCAGTTGATCATCAAGCCCGCAGTTTCTGCCAACGCAGACGATACATTCCGACTGTCACAGGACAGCTCTACCGATGCTTTAATACAGTCGCTTACCGAACATTTCCCACCCGGTCGCGAGTTCATGCTGCAGCCGTTTTTAAATTCCATTGTGGAGCACGGTGAATATTCATTATTCTATTTTGGCGGAAGCTTCAGTCATGCCATTAAAAAGTGTCCCGCTAACGGCGACTTTAGAGTACAAGAAGAGCACGGTGGCGAGTTCTTTCAGGTGAATCCTGATAATGCCGTTAAAGACGTGGCCGAGCGGGCATTAGGATGCGTCGACGAGACACTGCTCTATGCCAGAATTGATGTTGCTCTATTAAACGATAATACGCCTGCCATTATTGAAATGGAGCTCATTGAACCGAGTTTATACTTTGGGGTTGATAAAGCTAGCGCAGAGCGCTTCGTAAAAGCTTATCTCAGTATGATAAAGCGTTAATTAGTAATACCGATGATTGGCTCTATCCATGCCATACGAGACGATAAGTCGCTATGGGTGACATAATATAAGGTGCGGTGATGCGCACCTTATGTCGACAGTAAGGCCACTGGTTTCATCTATGGCTCCGGCTATCCATTTAATTCACGCTAAATTAAACGGGTCATCCATTGCACGCGACGGCTCGGTAAACCACACTGGGCCGTCGTCCGTCATATAGAAGTGGTCTTCTAAACGGACGCCAAAAGCGTCTGGTTTAATGACCATCGGCTCATTGCTAAAGCACATTCCCGATGCCAATACAGTTTTATCACCGCCCACCAGATAAGGCCATTCATGTAAGTCCATGCCTATACCGTGACCCGTTCGATGAGGTACACCCGGCAACTGATAGTCCGCTTTTAAGCCAAGCTTCGCGAGTTCCTCTCGAACGGCATCATCCACCGACTCGCAGGTACTTCCATTGTGCGCGGCATCAAATGCCGCTTGCTGAAGCTGTCGCTCATATTGCCAGAATGTCTTTTGTTCAGCGTTAGCCTCACCGAATGGGTACGTGCGGGTAATGTCAGAATGGTAGCCATGTAACTTACAACCGGTATCAATTAATACCCAGTCATTTTTTTCCAATTTTTGCTCATGACTGACGCCATGCGGATAACTGGTGCCCTGACCAAACAACACAATACAGAAGAAAGAGCCACTTGCGCCCACTTTGCGATGAGCCTCGTCAATAAACGCCCGCACCTCTGAGGCCGTTACCCCTTCCTGTAGCATTGCCCCGGTCGCACGATGCACCGCCATGGTCATATCCATCGCGGTTTGTATGAGTGCAAGTTCAGCTTTTGACTTATGCATGCGACACTCAGCGGTAATCACTTTTGCGTCGCACATTTGCGCTGCCGGATAGCGCTCCTCAAGGTTTGAAACAATGCTATAAGACGATGACTCGTCCAGCGCGAGTTTACCTCTGGTCAATTCGTTCTCTTTCAGAAAATCAATAAAATAATCGTAGGGTGATTCGTGTTCGTCCCACAGCAAGGTCTTCATTGGCAGTTTCATCGCTTGCGTTAGTGACCCAATTTCAAACGCAGGAGCAATTAAAGTAACCGGCCCTTCGACAGGAACAATTGCGCCTACCAGACGTTCACTTGGGTACCATTTCAAACCGGTAAAATACTCTAAATTAGTACCCGCGTTTAAATACATCGCATCGATGCCTTTGGCTCGCATCAATGTCTGGGCTTTGTCGACTCTCGCCTGATACTCTTCTAATGTAATGGGCTGAACATTCAGTGTCATATCTTCTAATGCGTCGAGGGCGGTCTTTGCATCGGTAATGCCTACACCGTGGGTCATTCTGCCTCCTAAAATGTCATTTCGTCCTAACAAAAAGATTCAAATAGATGGCCGATTCTGCTAAATAATGGCGAAATATAATAGTCAACTTTAGGCTTTGATTTTTAAAACACTGATTTATATGGGTTTTGTTTTTTGGCTTGACTCTTGCATTATGACTCATAATAAAAAGACAAGAACAATAAGGACGCATTATGAGTATAAAATTCGAAGATCGGCCTTTAGACAAGGTTCGTGAGGAAACTATTGACCAACTGGTCATGAACTACGGTCACGGGGAGCTTTCCTCAGAAGCGTTTGAGCGCCGTCTCGATGCGGCTATGGATGCAACAGAACATAGTCAACTTGCTGCACTAGTAGATGACCTTGAGCTGAAGCCTGACACGTCGTACGACAGCATGAAAGAACAAAAATTCTCGCCACACTATGGTGAAGGACGCGCCCAACCAACGGAAAATGTCGTCTCTATTTTGTCATCCAATGAGCGAACAGGTGTGTGGACCGTTCCGCGTGAAATAACGGTGTATGATTTTCTGGGCTCTGTCGAACTCGACTTTACGGATGCCGTATTCCAACACCCCGATGTCACGATCAAAGTGGTCGGGATGCTTTCAAGTCTCGAAATTTACGTACCTGAAGAAATCATGATAAGCACCAACGTATTTAATATTCTTGGTTCCACTGAAAACAAAGCCCCATCCATGGGAAACCTGAAGCAAGTTCCCCATATTCGAATTGAAGGCTTTCACGTGCTCGGTTCGGTTGAGGTAAAAGTCAAACGCACCATTAAAGAGAAGTTCGTGGCTTTTGCAAACAGCCTGAAAGAAACCTTTAACTCAAAGAACTTTTACTAAGCAGCAGCCAGCTGTGCCAAATACTCGTCGTAACTACCGGCAAAGTCACGTAAGCCTTTGTCGGTAATTTCAATAATACGGGTCGCCAATGACGACACAAATTCGCGGTCATGACTGACAAATAGCAAAGTGCCCTCGAACTGCTCCAGCGCCAGGTTCAGAGACTCAATAGATTCCATATCCAAATGGTTCGTTGGTTCGTCCATCACCAGAATATTAGGCTTTTGCAAAATGAGTTTGCCAAATATCATGCGGCCTTTCTCACCACCGGACAAAATAGATACTGGCTTTTGAATATCATCCGCAGAAAATAGCATACGTCCCAACACGCCGCGTATCGACTGCTCGTCATCACTCGGTTGCTTCCACTGATACATCCACTCGTACACCGTCATTTCCTGTTTGAACAGGTGAGCGTGATCCTGAGCGTAATAACCAATGTTGGCATTTTCTGACCATTTGATACTGCCGGATTCCGGCGTGTAGTCGCCCATCAGACACTTCAGTAAAGTCGTTTTACCAATACCATTGGCACCAATAATGGCGACTTTTTCGCCCACTTCTACCGAGGTACTCAAGCCTTTCAATACCGCCTGCTCGTCAAACCTTTTACGCACATTCTCGGTTTCAAGCGCCAGCCGGTACAGCTTCTTCTCTTGGGTAAAGCGAATATACGGATTCACTCGGCTGGATGCTTTCACTTCTTCCAGCTGAATCTTTTCCATTTGGCGCTGACGCGAGGTCGCCTGCTTGGCCTTCGAGGCATTCGCCGAGAAGCGGCTCACAAAGCTCTGCAGCTCCGCAATCTTCTCTTTCTTCTTGGCGTTGTCGTTCATCAGCTGTTCACGCGCCTGAGTGGCGGCAAACATGTATTCATCATAGTTGCCCGGATACACACGTAGCTCGCCGTAATCAATATCGGCCATGTGCGTACAAATCGTGTTCAGAAAGTGACGGTCGTGCGAGATAATGATCATGGTGCTTTGCTTTTCCGCCAGCACCTCTTCTAACCAACGAATGGTGTTAATGTCCAGGTTGTTGGTCGGCTCATCCAGCAGCATAATATCCGGCTCAGAAAACAGCACCTGCGCCAGTAACACCCGAATTTTAACACCCGGCGCCAGTGCCGACATCAAGCCAAAGTGCTGCTCGACCGGTATACCTAAGCCTAACAGCAGTTCTCCGGCGCGAGACTCGGCTGTGTAACCGTCCATTTCAGCAAATTCAGTTTCTAAGTCGGCAACTCGCATGCCGTCTTCTTCACTCATCTCACCGCTGCTGTAAATACGGTCACGCTCTTCTTTCACCGCCCACAGTTCTTCATGCCCCATAATAACGGCATCAACCACGCTGTAGTCTTCATAGGCAAACTGGTCCTGACGCAGCTTACCAATGCGGGTGTTGGGCTCTAACGACACGTTGCCGGCGGATGGCTCTTGTTCGCCGCTTAAAATACGCATAAAGGTCGACTTACCACAGCCGTTAGCGCCAATAAGGCCATAACGGTTGCCATTGCCGAATTTAACAGAGATATTTTCAAAAAGAGGCTTCGCACCAAATTGCATGGTGATATTTGCAGCAGAAATCACGTAATCTATATCCAGGATGAGGGAGTAAAAATGAGCGCGCAATGTACGTGTTTTTCCCGTAAATTACAAAGAAAGATTCACAAATAGGTAATTGATGATGCAAATGTCCTGGACAGACCTTTCTAACAATATTGGTAAAATTTGGAATACCGAGCTTTGGAAGTCTGGAGAAGCTCAAATTCACCTCAGTCAGGTAGTCATTGCGCTAACGCTTATCATTGTTGGTGTTATTGTTATTCGCTGGGTTGGTTCCCGACTCGTCAAGCGAGCACTTAGCTCCGGCAATGCATCGCAGAATACCGTTTTTGCGTTTCGCAAATTATTTTCCGTTCTTGCCTATGTCCTTATCGTTCTTATTGCCCTTCCCGTTGCAGGCATTCCAATTACCATATTTGCCGTGCTTGGCGGTGCATTAGCCATTGGTGTGGGTTTCGGCGCACAAAACCTGCTCAACAACCTCATTTCGGGCATGATTTTAATCGCTGAGCGCCCTATTCGCATTGGTGACATTGTCGAGTTGGAAAAAGAGCGCGGTCGGGTAGAAGAAATAGGTAATCGGTGCGTGCGTATTCGTCGTTACGACGGTGTCCACGTGTTGGTTCCTAATAGTTACTTTTTGGAGCAACGCGTTGTTAACTGGACACTGGTTTCCGCAGATATTCGTTCTGTTGTGACAGTCGGTGTCGCTTATGGGTCGCCCGTTGAAAAAGTGCGTGAACTATTGCTGCAAGCGGCAAGCGAGCACGAGCAAGTATCCAAAGACTACCCTGTTGAGGTCATTTTTGAAGACTTTGGAGAGAGCTCCCTGGTCTTTAACGTCTATTTTTGGACCAGCGTCCACCAGCCTATGGATATTCGTCGTATTCAGTCTGATGTGCGATTTAAGATTAATGGTTTGTTAAATACAAACGACATTGTTATTGCCTTCCCACAACGCGACGTGCATTTGGATACGTTAAAGCCGTTGGAAATCAAAATGACCCAATCGGACGCATAAAAAAAACGCCACTTCAAATGAAGTGGCGTGCAATTACAACAATAACAACCAGGGATTACTTCTATCATCTAACCTGACGTAAATAACGTCAGGCTACAGCTTGGCTCGTCAGACTACTTAAAATTCGTAGCTGTAACTCAAGCTAATGACAGTTCCTACTTCTTTACTACGGACTAAAATGCCCGATTGGTTCACTTCCTGATCTTCACCCAGCAAGTTTTTCACTTTTAAGCCAATCTTTGAGTTGAAGTTCGGATAGTAGTTGTAAACCAGATCCAGGGAGTGGAACGGTTGTTCATAAGCGTCATCACGACCACCGACACCAGCAGCCAGAATGCGCTCACCAAAGACGTTATACACCAACGAGGTTGAGTGCTCGCCGTTTGCTGAGTCATAGTTCAACTGGAAGTTCGCGACGTATTCTGAATGACCGGTCATGCGCTTTGTTGGGTTCGTTAAGTTACCTGCCAACGCCGGGTCAATCGACGCCTCGGAATCACTCCAGGTTAAGTTACCGGAGGTGAAGAAGCCGTTCGCCAAATACCCTAAGTCGTGCAACCACTCAAACTCAACGCCGTACA comes from Idiomarina sp. X4 and encodes:
- a CDS encoding GreA/GreB family elongation factor; its protein translation is METKPKITISTFDLAVIEHSLEETRLPPEFLDELEAELARAEVLEPAAMPENVASLNKQVTFKVLETGKVFTKTLTAPDQVDKYEDSLSVFAPLGAALIGLSVGQTIQWKTNRGLQSVEIIHVT
- a CDS encoding ATP-grasp domain-containing protein, which codes for MKNKVCILSMDNLDGFFSYDDLLKEPFKQHGIDVETVSWRNSQCDWNQYDAVIVRSTWDYQDDCEEFLNVLEKIESSSATLMNSLQVIKWNISKTYLKELEDKQVPTVPTLWGRLFDINTLKSAQLEWPNQQLIIKPAVSANADDTFRLSQDSSTDALIQSLTEHFPPGREFMLQPFLNSIVEHGEYSLFYFGGSFSHAIKKCPANGDFRVQEEHGGEFFQVNPDNAVKDVAERALGCVDETLLYARIDVALLNDNTPAIIEMELIEPSLYFGVDKASAERFVKAYLSMIKR
- the tatA gene encoding twin-arginine translocase TatA/TatE family subunit, with the protein product MGFGGMSMVQLGVLLVIVILLFGSKKLRTLGSDLGSAIKGFKSSVSDEPSDKEQDVQRYQNLTSKEERHNEQ
- a CDS encoding copper resistance system multicopper oxidase: MSNEFNKGRRKFIKSAFTVASALAIVKVAPTWAAPQGRSFKDQILTNDEIDLTIAKSPLLVGNKVGTPITINGQMPGPLIRLKEGQRAKLNVTNRLSEDTSIHWHGIILPENMDGVPGVSFEGIKPGRTFKYRYDVEQNGTYWYHSHSGLQEQLGHLGPLVIEPKDGDIGADREHTIILSDWTFEDPDTVFRNLKVAEGYYNYQKRTIFETFEDVRQQGLEKTWKQREMWGQMRMSPRDIADVTGSTYTYLMNGRDSQMNWSALFKPGEKVRLRIINGSAMSFFDVRIPGLEMTVVAADGQPVKPVSVDEFRIGVAETYDVIVQPKQNKPYTIYAESFDRSGYVRGTLTPELGLEAEVPELRQVPERGMAAMGMGAMAMSGDMKGNSMNMKHMGGNNSHMTHKMTHKKELPVENIKIKHRESGHGAGAAMIATNPVSRLHEPGIGLEDVDHKVLVYTDLVGAHEWPDTREPERQIELHLTGNMERYMWSFDGKKFTEVDGPVQFHHGERLRLVMVNDTMMDHPIHLHGMWMELENGQYPRPRKHTISLKPSEKVSLLITADAPGSWAFHCHLLYHMKAGMFRVVNVA
- a CDS encoding DUF1707 SHOCT-like domain-containing protein → MSIKFEDRPLDKVREETIDQLVMNYGHGELSSEAFERRLDAAMDATEHSQLAALVDDLELKPDTSYDSMKEQKFSPHYGEGRAQPTENVVSILSSNERTGVWTVPREITVYDFLGSVELDFTDAVFQHPDVTIKVVGMLSSLEIYVPEEIMISTNVFNILGSTENKAPSMGNLKQVPHIRIEGFHVLGSVEVKVKRTIKEKFVAFANSLKETFNSKNFY
- a CDS encoding DUF411 domain-containing protein, with translation MSIKRNIAVLAMLFSVSVSATDVEEQQLTVLKDPNCGCCEKWLQALPDSFSVSVQHPNNLTQRKRDSGISAEVQSCHTAISSNGYVFEGHVPPTLVSHYLAGKKSANGIGLTVPGMPVGSVGMEMGTRFQPYTVYEIKEDGSITPYKQIASLEQQQALSNGGL
- a CDS encoding GreA/GreB family elongation factor encodes the protein MLMDPIELSILLERLEFSQKSSSRLLGRVTVGSSVTIKNRATREKVTVTLVPPELADPEEKMISFISPLGSALLGLKLGDVAVTEFGRRTDKWDVISVNQRKVITDL
- a CDS encoding ABC-F family ATPase, whose product is MISAANITMQFGAKPLFENISVKFGNGNRYGLIGANGCGKSTFMRILSGEQEPSAGNVSLEPNTRIGKLRQDQFAYEDYSVVDAVIMGHEELWAVKEERDRIYSSGEMSEEDGMRVADLETEFAEMDGYTAESRAGELLLGLGIPVEQHFGLMSALAPGVKIRVLLAQVLFSEPDIMLLDEPTNNLDINTIRWLEEVLAEKQSTMIIISHDRHFLNTICTHMADIDYGELRVYPGNYDEYMFAATQAREQLMNDNAKKKEKIAELQSFVSRFSANASKAKQATSRQRQMEKIQLEEVKASSRVNPYIRFTQEKKLYRLALETENVRKRFDEQAVLKGLSTSVEVGEKVAIIGANGIGKTTLLKCLMGDYTPESGSIKWSENANIGYYAQDHAHLFKQEMTVYEWMYQWKQPSDDEQSIRGVLGRMLFSADDIQKPVSILSGGEKGRMIFGKLILQKPNILVMDEPTNHLDMESIESLNLALEQFEGTLLFVSHDREFVSSLATRIIEITDKGLRDFAGSYDEYLAQLAAA
- a CDS encoding M24 family metallopeptidase, producing MTHGVGITDAKTALDALEDMTLNVQPITLEEYQARVDKAQTLMRAKGIDAMYLNAGTNLEYFTGLKWYPSERLVGAIVPVEGPVTLIAPAFEIGSLTQAMKLPMKTLLWDEHESPYDYFIDFLKENELTRGKLALDESSSYSIVSNLEERYPAAQMCDAKVITAECRMHKSKAELALIQTAMDMTMAVHRATGAMLQEGVTASEVRAFIDEAHRKVGASGSFFCIVLFGQGTSYPHGVSHEQKLEKNDWVLIDTGCKLHGYHSDITRTYPFGEANAEQKTFWQYERQLQQAAFDAAHNGSTCESVDDAVREELAKLGLKADYQLPGVPHRTGHGIGMDLHEWPYLVGGDKTVLASGMCFSNEPMVIKPDAFGVRLEDHFYMTDDGPVWFTEPSRAMDDPFNLA
- a CDS encoding mechanosensitive ion channel family protein; its protein translation is MSWTDLSNNIGKIWNTELWKSGEAQIHLSQVVIALTLIIVGVIVIRWVGSRLVKRALSSGNASQNTVFAFRKLFSVLAYVLIVLIALPVAGIPITIFAVLGGALAIGVGFGAQNLLNNLISGMILIAERPIRIGDIVELEKERGRVEEIGNRCVRIRRYDGVHVLVPNSYFLEQRVVNWTLVSADIRSVVTVGVAYGSPVEKVRELLLQAASEHEQVSKDYPVEVIFEDFGESSLVFNVYFWTSVHQPMDIRRIQSDVRFKINGLLNTNDIVIAFPQRDVHLDTLKPLEIKMTQSDA